From a single Brassica napus cultivar Da-Ae chromosome C9, Da-Ae, whole genome shotgun sequence genomic region:
- the LOC106421299 gene encoding SNF1-related protein kinase regulatory subunit beta-1 isoform X2 → MGNANGKEDDAVSGVDGDATSSSARSNGGDPSVHSRQRRPPSTDSMSSSPPGSPARSPSPFLFAPQVPVAPLQRANAPPSPNKIHWNQSQRVFDHLEEPGIPIIITWNQGGNDVAVEGSWDSWRSRKKLQKSGKDHSILLVLPSGIYHYKVIVDGECKHIPDLPFVSDEMGNVCNIIDVHNFVPENPESIVEFEAPPSPDHSYGQALPTAEDYTKDPLAVPPQLHLTLLGKSEETAVAKKPQHVVLNHVFIEQGWTPQSIVALGLTHRFESKYITVVLYKPLTR, encoded by the exons ATGGGAAATGCGAACGGCAAAGAAGACGACGCCGTCTCTGGCGTCGATGGAGATGCCACATCATCGTCGGCGAGATCTAACGGCGGCGATCCTTCAGTCCATAGTCGTCAACGTCGTCCTCCTTCCACAGACTCTATGAGCAGTTCTCCTCCCGGAAGCCCCGCTCGATCTCCTTCTCCTTTCCTATTCGCTCCTCAG GTTCCAGTGGCTCCGTTGCAGAGGGCAAACGCCCCTCCTTCGCCTAACAAGATCCATTGGAACCAATCTCAAAGAGTTTTTGATCATCTCGAAGAGCCAGGAATCCCTATtatcattacatggaaccaggGAGGTAATGATGTGGCAGTGGAAGGATCATGGGACAGTTGGAGATCAAG GAAGAAGCTGCAGAAATCTGGAAAAGACCACTCAATTCTCTTGGTCCTTCCATCTGGAATATACCACTACAAGGTGATCGTCGATGGTGAATGCAAACACATCCCAGATTTGCCCTTTGTATCAGACGAAATGGGGAATGTCTGTAACATTATCGATGTTCAT AACTTTGTGCCGGAAAACCCAGAAAGCATAGTGGAGTTTGAGGCGCCACCGTCACCTGATCATAGCTACGGCCAAGCCCTCCCAACCGCAGAAGATTACACAAAAGATCCACTCGCGGTGCCACCTCAGCTGCATCTAACACTTCTTGGCAAAAGTGAAGAAACAGCCGTGGCCAAAAAGCCACAGCATGTGGTGCTAAACCATGTGTTCATAGAGCAAGGATGGACTCCTCAATCCATTGTAGCTTTGGGTTTAACACACAGGTTCGAGTCTAAGTACATAACTGTTGTCCTCTACAAACCCCTCACACGGTAA
- the LOC106421299 gene encoding SNF1-related protein kinase regulatory subunit beta-1 isoform X1 has product MGNANGKEDDAVSGVDGDATSSSARSNGGDPSVHSRQRRPPSTDSMSSSPPGSPARSPSPFLFAPQLSLLCHLTSNAIGSTMRHFFHCLGLTCVHNDCISCQMVPVAPLQRANAPPSPNKIHWNQSQRVFDHLEEPGIPIIITWNQGGNDVAVEGSWDSWRSRKKLQKSGKDHSILLVLPSGIYHYKVIVDGECKHIPDLPFVSDEMGNVCNIIDVHNFVPENPESIVEFEAPPSPDHSYGQALPTAEDYTKDPLAVPPQLHLTLLGKSEETAVAKKPQHVVLNHVFIEQGWTPQSIVALGLTHRFESKYITVVLYKPLTR; this is encoded by the exons ATGGGAAATGCGAACGGCAAAGAAGACGACGCCGTCTCTGGCGTCGATGGAGATGCCACATCATCGTCGGCGAGATCTAACGGCGGCGATCCTTCAGTCCATAGTCGTCAACGTCGTCCTCCTTCCACAGACTCTATGAGCAGTTCTCCTCCCGGAAGCCCCGCTCGATCTCCTTCTCCTTTCCTATTCGCTCCTCAG CTCTCATTGTTATGTCACCTTACATCTAACGCCATTGGCTCAACTATGCGTCACTTCTTCCATTGTTTAGGCTTAACATGTGTACATAATGACTGCATTTCGTGTCAGATG GTTCCAGTGGCTCCGTTGCAGAGGGCAAACGCCCCTCCTTCGCCTAACAAGATCCATTGGAACCAATCTCAAAGAGTTTTTGATCATCTCGAAGAGCCAGGAATCCCTATtatcattacatggaaccaggGAGGTAATGATGTGGCAGTGGAAGGATCATGGGACAGTTGGAGATCAAG GAAGAAGCTGCAGAAATCTGGAAAAGACCACTCAATTCTCTTGGTCCTTCCATCTGGAATATACCACTACAAGGTGATCGTCGATGGTGAATGCAAACACATCCCAGATTTGCCCTTTGTATCAGACGAAATGGGGAATGTCTGTAACATTATCGATGTTCAT AACTTTGTGCCGGAAAACCCAGAAAGCATAGTGGAGTTTGAGGCGCCACCGTCACCTGATCATAGCTACGGCCAAGCCCTCCCAACCGCAGAAGATTACACAAAAGATCCACTCGCGGTGCCACCTCAGCTGCATCTAACACTTCTTGGCAAAAGTGAAGAAACAGCCGTGGCCAAAAAGCCACAGCATGTGGTGCTAAACCATGTGTTCATAGAGCAAGGATGGACTCCTCAATCCATTGTAGCTTTGGGTTTAACACACAGGTTCGAGTCTAAGTACATAACTGTTGTCCTCTACAAACCCCTCACACGGTAA